The following nucleotide sequence is from Alteromonas sp. V450.
TGTATGACGACACACAACGAATAATCCAAGAGCAAGAGCTAAGCCTAGCCATAAGAGTGTTTAATGAGGGCACACAGGCAATCATGATCACCGATGCCCAACAAAATATTATTCAAGTGAATTTGGCATTTGAGGAGATAACCGGATACGTCACCGAGGAAGTCATTGGTGAAAAACCAAGTATTTTAAAATCGGATAGGCAAGATAAAGCGTTTTACCGGATGTTTTGGAAGTCAATACAAGAGTATGGCACTTGGGAAGGTGAAATATGGAACAAACGAAAAGACGGCGAGGTCTACGCGCAATGGTTAAGCGTGACCAGTTATCCTAAATATGCTCCCAAACCAACCAATTACATAGCAGTGTTTAGGGATATAACCGACCAAAAACAAAAAGAAAAAGAGATATACGATTTAGCTCATTACGACCCGTTAACTCATTGTGGAAATCGCAGAAAGCTCAAAATAGTTGTAGACGGCTTACTAAATCAGAAAAACACCAAAAACTTTAGTGTTTTTTTGTTTGACCTTGACCTATTTAAAGTGACCAACGACGTGCATGGGCACGAGGTTGGAGACTTATTACTTCAAGCATTGGTGGAGCGAATTAAGCATGTTATTCGGGACGACGACCAATTGTTCCGCATTGGTGGCGACGAGTTTTTGCTCTTATTTGATGGCCTGCCAGAATGGCACCTTTGGGATAAAGCCAATGAGCTTATCAATGCGTCAAAAGCCCCGTTTTATATCAAGAACAAAGAAATAAATACGGCAATCTCGATTGGTATTGCTAAATATCCGGACGATGGCCATTCATTCAATTTATTATTAAAACATGCAGACGCGGCTCTCTACTCTGCCAAAGATAACGGACGAAAGACGTTTGAGTTCTTTGACCCGTCTATTTTAAACAGACTCACACGAGAGGAGTTAATAGAGAGGCACTTAAGGAGCGCAATAAGCAAAGGCGAACTGACAGTCGCGTACATGCCAATTGTTTGCTACCAAACTGAGTGTGTTGAAAGCGTTGAACTATTGCTAAGATGGAATAATAAAGAGTTGGGAGTTGTAGGCCCAGATGAATTTATCCCCGTCGCTGAGAAAATAGGAATAATCCACGAATTAACCGAACACGTTTTTTCAAAGGCAGCAGAACTGATCCAAGTTACGAAGATACATAAGTTGTCTCTTAACAATGTATCACTGAACCTTTCGAGCTTAGACTTTAAAGACCCTTCGTTTTTGATGGGGTGCATCGGTAAATTAAGCAAGGTGGTTTACAAACATTTAACCTTGGAAATCACAGAGTCAATCTTGTTGAAAGACACCGACGAGAATATCGCCACGATTCAGGAGATAAGGGAAAAAGGGATAAAGGTTTCAATAGACGATTTTGGCACGGGCTATTCTTCATTAGGTTATTTATCCAATTTCTCCGTAGACGAGATAAAAATAGATAAGTCGTTCGTTGATGGCATTTTGACCCATAAAAAAAATCAAAGACTTTGCAAAGCCATCATTGGCCTAATCAAAGCGTTAGATTGCCACAGTGTTGCTGAAGGGGTGGAATCAAAAGAACAAGCTGATTGGCTAAAATCTCAGGGATGTAATTTGGGGCAAGGTTACTTTCATAGTAAACCCATTGATTTAGATGAATTACAAGAGCTGTTGAAAGGACAACCTAAAGGGCCTTAGCTTTCATCATAAGTGCAACTCGTTTATGTCCAAAAACGCGTTTAAACCAACGACTGCTTTACGCACATAGGTGCCATTAAACTGTGAATTAGCGAACTGCTAGTCACTCCCAGCCTCTCAGAAACGCTTGCCACCGAATAACCTTGATCGGTAACTTGTTTAACGGCTTGTATCTTAAATTCTTCTGTAAATCGCTGAGACATCTTTTCTCCTTAGTACACATAATTATAAAGCAATTAAGTGTCTAGAGAAGTCTGGTCGATTCAAACTTTGCATACAAGCCCCCATCGATATATATTGAAGTATAGCGACGCCTGTTCTCACATCCCGAGCGCGTAGTGTTGAGCTGATTTTTAAGTGCTATATCTTCATTCCACTTCAGTTCTGGAGAAATGACTTCGTTCCAGTCTTTTTCTAGAAACTTTTGAAGAGGGCTATTAGAAACTCGCCCTCAACTTTCCCTGAACACAAGAAGCCGCATTCCAGCTTTGGACTGGAAACGACAATTGATTAATACAAACGTTTTTTATGAATAATAAATATTCTAGTTTAACGAAAAAAGTTTACTCGTTATCGTTTCATCAGTTTTCCAATCACGCCCCAATAAGATACTGGCATCAACCGTTCGATAAACGACAAAATTTTTGCATCGAGCCCTATGAGCAAACGGGACTTATCATTTTCAATAGCTTTAATAATCACACTCGCCGCTTTTTGAGGTGGAAACTTAAGAAATGCGTTCATCAATCTGCGCTGGCGAAATATTTCAGCGTCACTAGCACTTGCAGGTGCTTTAGCATTATCAGCAATCGACGTGGCAATGCCCCCTGGATGCACGACTAAGACGGTTACATTTGTATCTCTCAATTCATATCTAAGGGCATTACTAAAACCGCGAATGGCGAACTTACTAGCACTATATGCAGCCTGCCCAGGTGGAGAAATTAGCCCGAAAAGACTTGAAATATTGACTATTTTTGTGGGACTACCGACTTTGCGCATAGTCGGTAATATGGCGCGAATAAGCGAAACTGGAGCGTCAAAGTTAATTTTCATTAGCCAGTTAAAATCTGTTTCGCTAACTTGTTCAAAACTACCTCCAAGTGCTACTCCTGCGTTATTTATCAGCAAATCGATAGAATTGTGTTTTATGAGAATTTCATGTGGCAGCGATTTCACATCTTCGGCTATAGACAGATCACAAATATGCAAGGTTACACTCTGACTGTGAGATGGTAAGCACGATACTGTTTCTTTCAATCCACCCTCATCGCGATCGACGAGCGCTAAGTTGCACCCCGATGCACATAGCTGGATAGCTAATGCTCTACCAATTCCACTTGCGGCACCCGTTAATACTACGACACTTCCTTTAAGCTTCATGTTTATGCCCCGTGTGTAATTTTATATGGCCTAATATACTGTCGGCTATTCGATGAGACTGTATCGTATCTATTTGGTGACGTAGGCCACGTAACACTTGGTGCTTTGCTCCAGAAATAGCATTTGCTGTTGCAACACCGCCACTTGGGTGCACCATGCGATCAACATCACCGTGAATGACCAATGTGGGGGCTGACACTTTGTTGAGTAATCGAGTGCGATCACCTGATTTCATAATGGCGCCAATTTGGCGAAATACAGCTTTTGAATCACTTTTAGAACCGTTTCGATGCCACGCAAGCTTTGCATATTGCTGCCATTGACTTATCGCCCCTTCTGCATTGATATCGCCTATGTGAGTCATCATGGCGCGATAATTTATAATCGCGTCACTTTCACTTTTCGGTGCCTTCGCTCTGGCAATTCGCCATAACGTAGAGTAAGAGGGTTGGCCTACTTTTCTACTTCCAGTAGTTGAAAATATAGAGGTCATTGAATCAACAACATCTGGGTAAATGCTTGCCAGTGTTTGCGCAATCATTCCTCCCATCGACATACCAACTACATGTGCACTGTTGATGTTTAGCCCTTCCAAAAGCTGCGCAGTGTCTTCTGCCATACGCTCTAGCCCATATGCTCCATTTGGCGCTTTTCCTCGTAACTGTTGGAGCAAACTGGGGTGAGGAGTGGTGCTTCGAACTGAACGTCCCGCATCACGGTTATCAAAGCAAATCACTCGGTAACCGCTAGTCACCAACCGCTCTATTAAGGCGCTTGGCCAGTACACTAATTGCAGCCCAAGGCCCGCAATAAGCAAAATTGTACCTTGTGTGTCGTTACCATGTTCCGCGTAGCAAAACGTATCCCCATTCTTTAGCGTAATAAATTGTTCCTGGTGTAAGGCTAGGCTCATAGTGCCACCTCGGCAGTATTTTTTGTCTCAAGGCTCTTCTCAAACACCAAAGCAGGATCGTCCACCTTACCTTTACGAAATATCTTTACATCCTCTGCATAGTTCCAAGACATAGACCAAGGGAAATGGGTCCCCTGACGCGGTAACTGCTCGATTGAACGTTGAATATATCCTGCACCGAAATTTAACAGCGGCTGTGTTTCCATTTTTGGGTCTGCAATAGGCGTACATTGTGAATAATCGTGCTGCTTCATATGATTCAATAACCGCGTAAAATGCTCACACAGAAGACCTATTTTTAAAGTCCAAGAAGAGGATGTGTACCCTACTGCAATAGCAAAGTTAGGCACGCCACTTAGTAACATCCCTTTGTATGTAACACACTGAGGAAGCGATACTGCCTTTCCATCTATTTTCGGAACGAGCCCCCCTAGTGGCAGCAGATTAAGTCCCGTAGCAGTAACTATTATATCTGTATCAATATGCTCACCAGATTCAAGTTGAATACCTGTTTCTGTGAAGTTTTTAATATTGTCTGTTACTACCGATGCACTACCATTTGATAACGCTTTGAACAGGTCTCCTCCTGGTACTGCGCAGAGTCTCTGCTCCCATGGGTTATAAGGGGGGTTGAAGTGCGTATCAACCGGAAATCCTTCAGGCAGCATTTTAGCATTCAAATCACGTATAATTTTTCGAGCGCGATTGGGAAACCGTTGGCAAAAAGCATATACCCAACGCTGCTTCGCAATATTAAATCGCCGAGCAGCTTTGAAAGCTAAATTATCGCCGACTAGAGGTCTTAAATGCTTCGCTATAGGGTCTTGTGTTGGAACGGGCAATACGTACGAGGGCGTTCGTTGCAGCATGGTTACGTGAGAAGCCGCTTTTGCCATTGAAGGTACTAATGTGACAGCAGTAGCGCCACTTCCTATTACAACTACGCGCTTACCTTCATACTCTAAGTTTTCGGGCCATTGCTGGGGATGTATGATGTCACCTGAAAAACTCGACTGTCCGTTAAACTCAGGTGTATACCCTTTGTCATAACGATAATAACCCGATGCATTAAAAACCCATCTGGCTGCGACTTTTTCAGTATGCCCTGTTTCTTCTGAGCGTAAGGTCACT
It contains:
- a CDS encoding bifunctional diguanylate cyclase/phosphodiesterase; translation: MRSRIDDLKAQLNREVARVDEALANSHTGAEEKIQQLMESLHVYQTELEMQNVALSESNNDNQVLRQYYSSLFALSPLPSFVVDTRLNILESNQAAKELFKLSKYKLLNQVAFTSIFDTQTSQTIFQRVNSTKKEMVGESLEVNIELIDGHRTYRGYIKKLLNPVSAQDTCLLILHDITSDKQLLKQQSLFTKLLDNAKEMLMVTNVDGEVISCSEHLLDFFALTTSENLIEHLPKALANPIVSYLGQELLSKRSWKNTIEVVDSNGVSNRYLYLRCFPILEDGKATGAGFILYDDTQRIIQEQELSLAIRVFNEGTQAIMITDAQQNIIQVNLAFEEITGYVTEEVIGEKPSILKSDRQDKAFYRMFWKSIQEYGTWEGEIWNKRKDGEVYAQWLSVTSYPKYAPKPTNYIAVFRDITDQKQKEKEIYDLAHYDPLTHCGNRRKLKIVVDGLLNQKNTKNFSVFLFDLDLFKVTNDVHGHEVGDLLLQALVERIKHVIRDDDQLFRIGGDEFLLLFDGLPEWHLWDKANELINASKAPFYIKNKEINTAISIGIAKYPDDGHSFNLLLKHADAALYSAKDNGRKTFEFFDPSILNRLTREELIERHLRSAISKGELTVAYMPIVCYQTECVESVELLLRWNNKELGVVGPDEFIPVAEKIGIIHELTEHVFSKAAELIQVTKIHKLSLNNVSLNLSSLDFKDPSFLMGCIGKLSKVVYKHLTLEITESILLKDTDENIATIQEIREKGIKVSIDDFGTGYSSLGYLSNFSVDEIKIDKSFVDGILTHKKNQRLCKAIIGLIKALDCHSVAEGVESKEQADWLKSQGCNLGQGYFHSKPIDLDELQELLKGQPKGP
- a CDS encoding SDR family oxidoreductase — its product is MKLKGSVVVLTGAASGIGRALAIQLCASGCNLALVDRDEGGLKETVSCLPSHSQSVTLHICDLSIAEDVKSLPHEILIKHNSIDLLINNAGVALGGSFEQVSETDFNWLMKINFDAPVSLIRAILPTMRKVGSPTKIVNISSLFGLISPPGQAAYSASKFAIRGFSNALRYELRDTNVTVLVVHPGGIATSIADNAKAPASASDAEIFRQRRLMNAFLKFPPQKAASVIIKAIENDKSRLLIGLDAKILSFIERLMPVSYWGVIGKLMKR
- a CDS encoding alpha/beta fold hydrolase, with translation MSLALHQEQFITLKNGDTFCYAEHGNDTQGTILLIAGLGLQLVYWPSALIERLVTSGYRVICFDNRDAGRSVRSTTPHPSLLQQLRGKAPNGAYGLERMAEDTAQLLEGLNINSAHVVGMSMGGMIAQTLASIYPDVVDSMTSIFSTTGSRKVGQPSYSTLWRIARAKAPKSESDAIINYRAMMTHIGDINAEGAISQWQQYAKLAWHRNGSKSDSKAVFRQIGAIMKSGDRTRLLNKVSAPTLVIHGDVDRMVHPSGGVATANAISGAKHQVLRGLRHQIDTIQSHRIADSILGHIKLHTGHKHEA
- a CDS encoding NAD(P)/FAD-dependent oxidoreductase, encoding MQNTVPFLDVLIVGAGISGIGCAYHLQSKCSDLTYSIIEARADLGGTWDLFKYPGIRSDSDLFTFGYDFKPWKEKKAIADGSSIKAYIEQTANENGIREKIRFLTRVVELNWQSDKQYWLVTLRSEETGHTEKVAARWVFNASGYYRYDKGYTPEFNGQSSFSGDIIHPQQWPENLEYEGKRVVVIGSGATAVTLVPSMAKAASHVTMLQRTPSYVLPVPTQDPIAKHLRPLVGDNLAFKAARRFNIAKQRWVYAFCQRFPNRARKIIRDLNAKMLPEGFPVDTHFNPPYNPWEQRLCAVPGGDLFKALSNGSASVVTDNIKNFTETGIQLESGEHIDTDIIVTATGLNLLPLGGLVPKIDGKAVSLPQCVTYKGMLLSGVPNFAIAVGYTSSSWTLKIGLLCEHFTRLLNHMKQHDYSQCTPIADPKMETQPLLNFGAGYIQRSIEQLPRQGTHFPWSMSWNYAEDVKIFRKGKVDDPALVFEKSLETKNTAEVAL